Below is a window of Halanaerobiaceae bacterium ANBcell28 DNA.
AGGGAAAGATTTACTTAAAACAGGAAGCATAGCTGAATGGGAGGACTTAGAACAAGGTACATATTCTATCAGGGTAAGAAAAAAAGACTATAATAGCCAAACGCAGTCAATAACAGTATTTAGCGATCGTACGACTGAAATATATATAAATTTAATAACTGATTATGGATATATTGAAGGCAAATTAAAATCAAAATTAGGAAACCCAATATGGAATGCAGAAATTTCACATTATGGATATTCTACTATCACGGATAAGGATGGTTACTACAAGCTAAAGGTAGAAATTCACGAGATATGAATATTTCTT
It encodes the following:
- a CDS encoding PEGA domain-containing protein; translated protein: MQLIITGRGNLIVHILDDNDNPIEGEIEILGKDLLKTGSIAEWEDLEQGTYSIRVRKKDYNSQTQSITVFSDRTTEIYINLITDYGYIEGKLKSKLGNPIWNAEISHYGYSTITDKDGYYKLKVEIHEI